The genome window GAAGTAACAAACTATCTTTAAGCGATTTACAGGGTGGGACATTTACTATTACAAACGGCGGTGTTTTTGGCTCCTTGTTATCTACTCCAATTCTTAATGGACCGCAGGTCGGTATACTTGGAATGCATAAAATCCAGCTGCGACCTGTAGCGATCGATGCAGAGAAAATGGAAAATCGACCAATGATGTATTTGGCTCTTTCTTATGATCACCGTATCATTGATGGGAAAGAAGCAGTTACATTCCTAGCAAGAATAAAAGATCTACTAGAAGATCCTGAGTCCCTATTGTTTGAAGCTTAATTACTTTGCTAAATATAGATACAGGGAGTTTCTACTACCGGAAACTCCCTGTATCTTTTTATAATAGAATAGTATTTGAAATCGCACAAAAAGTGTTGATTCGAACCAATAGCTAAGGAGTTTTCTGGATGAGAAACATGTCTAGGAGGCTTTGCTAAAAGAAGAAATAAATCATTATATGGTAGAAAATTTCCCGTGTCTGACAGAAGAAGCTTGGTACATGGAAAATTATACGATGGAAACATTGATTATCCATTTTTAATATTAGCTGATCATAAAAAGTGTATGGAGAACTATATGCTGTACCATTTGCGGATTTGTTGATTTTAGATGGATTTGCTGACCATTACCAAAACGGCATTGATAATTTATATGTTCGAAAGATCGTTACTGTTCATCAAAAAGAAATTACTGGGGAGGTATTTACTTATGTTTGCAATAAACCAGAAATGCTCAAAAAGGAAATTACAGGAGGCAGATGAAGAGCATATCGAAACAAAAATTAAATATAATGTTACACTAATATAATATTTTTTGGGGTTTAAGGGACAGTTTAGCTGTGGTATAGAATAGTAACTACATCTTAGAAAGAAGGTCATAAAATGTATATTCAAGAACATAAAAACTTTTATGTCATCAAATATAATCATACATCGTATTATGCATTGGATTTCAAACGCTTGGATTGGATTAATGGCAAATGCTACATGACTTTTTTACAAGTAGATACAGGAAAATGGTTTACATTTGAAAGAAATAAGATAATGTGGATGGAAAAGGAACTACAGAATTTAGTTTCATAATGAGAATCTATTGCACTATGTATCGGTTTCCCTTTATACTAGGATAGTACTAGAATGAAAGGAGCAATAAAATGATACATGAAAACTGGGAAAAGAAACCATCTGTTAAAAAAGTAAAATGTATACATACCGATGCAAACAAATACATTGTTAATAGAGTGTTAACAGTAGGGAAAGAGTATGAAGTAAAGAACGAGACAGAGGAATTTTACTTTGTTGTAGATAACTCTGGTAAAATTGGCGGTTTTTACAAAGACTATTTTCAAACAATATAAGAATATAAGATGTCTTTTATGATAGAAAAGTTATGGATCTTTAGTGGATGAATGGATTAATAGAAATCCTTTGATGATCATAACGATTCTTTTCATTAGACATCTTTTTTTATTATAATTATAATTCTGATTTGATATTATTGAATTGTTAAGGGAATGAATAATAATGAACTATATATTTGTTGGGATTGGCGGTGTGATTGGGAGCATTTTGCGGTATATTGTAGGACAAATTCCTTTTGTCTATGATTTTCCCTTGCAAACATTGGGAATAAATATTGCTGGTTCCTTTATGCTAGGATGGTTTACAAGTGCCATTATAAAAAGACAAAAGCTAAAATCAGAGTATGCCGCAGCCATTGGAACAGGCATGATTGGTTCTTTTACTACCTTATCAACTTTCAGTATGGATACAGTCCATTTGTTAATTGATGGTAGTGATCTGCTCGCTATTTGTTACGTTGTTGGTAGTGCTGTTTTCGGAATTAGCTTTGCGTATGTAGGAATGAAAATTGGAGAAAGAAAGTGGAGCAAATCAAATGGTTAGTAATCTTTTATTGATTGGAGTTGGCGGTTTTATTGGCGCTATTTCTCGTTACTTTTTTATAAATGAACTAAAAAAAATAATGGAAGCTTCTATCCCAATCCCGACTATGATTGTCAATATAGGCGGGTCGTTTCTACTTGGATTAATCGTTGGAATGGATGTGACCGCCAGTGTTTATTTTATTTTAGCAATTGGCTTTTTAGGAGCATTTACAACCTTCTCTACTTTTGCTGTTGAGGCAGTAACATTATATCGAGAAAAGAGAAGAATGGGGTTATATATATATATATTAGGGACATTCTTAGGGGGAATTTTATTCTGTTTTGCAGGGTGGAACGTTGGTCTCCATTTATAAAAGAAACATTTATTATCTAAAAAAAGGACAAATTTCACGCGTGGCTTAATGCTTTATCACGTAAAATTTGTCCTTTATTACTTATTTGTCTGTAGCTACCTTTGTATTACTAGGTTGAGGTGGATATA of Niallia circulans contains these proteins:
- a CDS encoding fluoride efflux transporter FluC, with amino-acid sequence MVSNLLLIGVGGFIGAISRYFFINELKKIMEASIPIPTMIVNIGGSFLLGLIVGMDVTASVYFILAIGFLGAFTTFSTFAVEAVTLYREKRRMGLYIYILGTFLGGILFCFAGWNVGLHL
- a CDS encoding DUF6501 family protein encodes the protein MIHENWEKKPSVKKVKCIHTDANKYIVNRVLTVGKEYEVKNETEEFYFVVDNSGKIGGFYKDYFQTI
- a CDS encoding fluoride efflux transporter FluC, yielding MNYIFVGIGGVIGSILRYIVGQIPFVYDFPLQTLGINIAGSFMLGWFTSAIIKRQKLKSEYAAAIGTGMIGSFTTLSTFSMDTVHLLIDGSDLLAICYVVGSAVFGISFAYVGMKIGERKWSKSNG
- a CDS encoding gamma-glutamylcyclotransferase produces the protein MYGELYAVPFADLLILDGFADHYQNGIDNLYVRKIVTVHQKEITGEVFTYVCNKPEMLKKEITGGR